From Selenomonas ruminantium AC2024, a single genomic window includes:
- a CDS encoding Cof-type HAD-IIB family hydrolase: MTKAIFFDIDGTLINIHHKKTSISLPVKKAIRELRAAGHHTFIASGRPWAYLSDELTQEGLFDGFVLMNGAVVILDGKIIFRQDMPLATVKDMVDLAEAHGLEYILESHPYVYLRENFKGLENVYRNIDIDVNKFIRDFDMSEVKAAKLEFLCDTPGANGVFEKLLSWHGVTGLIDPTLRKYMELYSSDISKATGIQQALHYMNIPIEASYAFGDGLNDLEMMSTVGHPLVMGNAGPELKALAEHILPTVDEDGVAEGIYRYILKRI; the protein is encoded by the coding sequence GTGACCAAAGCAATATTTTTTGACATAGACGGCACACTGATTAACATTCATCATAAAAAAACAAGCATATCCCTGCCGGTGAAGAAAGCCATTCGCGAACTGCGGGCGGCAGGGCACCATACCTTTATCGCCTCGGGGCGGCCCTGGGCATATCTCAGTGATGAGCTGACCCAGGAGGGTCTCTTCGATGGCTTCGTGCTGATGAATGGCGCCGTGGTGATTCTGGATGGGAAAATCATTTTCCGTCAGGATATGCCCTTGGCGACGGTTAAGGATATGGTGGACTTGGCTGAGGCGCATGGGCTGGAATATATTTTGGAAAGCCATCCCTATGTTTATCTGCGCGAGAATTTCAAGGGACTTGAAAATGTCTATCGCAATATTGACATTGACGTCAATAAATTCATCCGGGATTTTGACATGTCAGAAGTCAAGGCGGCCAAGCTGGAATTTCTCTGTGATACGCCGGGGGCGAATGGCGTTTTTGAAAAGCTTTTGTCCTGGCATGGGGTAACGGGGCTTATTGACCCCACCCTGCGCAAGTATATGGAGCTTTATTCGTCGGATATTTCCAAGGCAACAGGGATTCAGCAGGCGCTGCACTATATGAACATTCCCATAGAGGCCAGTTACGCCTTTGGCGACGGGCTGAACGATTTGGAAATGATGAGTACCGTGGGCCATCCACTCGTTATGGGTAATGCCGGGCCGGAGCTCAAGGCTCTCGCGGAACACATTCTGCCCACGGTGGATGAAGACGGTGTAGCGGAGGGCATTTACCGCTACATTTTGAAACGCATTTGA
- a CDS encoding ComEC/Rec2 family competence protein, with translation MMALLTISLLLTGCGSKAAEHNSGTSSQSAPAETAKEMTVKMLNVGQGDAILIETPEQTVLIDTSDLDEQEKLRAELKKAGIKRIDKLILTHPHADHIGGVEGVVLKDYEVGEVYDNGMPSKSKIYTRYMKLLKQKNIKRHGLTAGDELDFGSGVKFKVFGPEKSVVEKGSKTTEGHDPNNESVVGQLIFGDFTMMFTGDAEKAEEEPMVHAYGNNLKSKILKAGHHGSKTSSSAAFLKAVSPEAVLISCGAGNDYGHPHAQTMKRYQMMKLKIFETDKNGTITVKTDGKAYSIVPETGDAQ, from the coding sequence ATGATGGCTTTGCTTACCATCAGCCTGCTCTTGACGGGCTGTGGCAGCAAGGCGGCTGAACATAACAGCGGGACGTCCAGTCAGAGTGCTCCTGCAGAAACGGCCAAGGAAATGACCGTTAAGATGCTCAATGTGGGGCAGGGGGATGCCATCCTGATTGAAACGCCGGAGCAGACGGTGCTCATTGATACCAGTGACTTGGATGAGCAGGAAAAACTCAGGGCCGAGCTCAAGAAGGCGGGCATCAAGCGCATTGATAAACTGATTCTGACCCATCCCCATGCGGACCATATCGGCGGCGTGGAAGGTGTGGTGCTGAAGGACTACGAGGTCGGTGAGGTCTATGATAACGGCATGCCTTCCAAGTCCAAGATTTACACCCGCTACATGAAGCTTTTGAAGCAGAAGAACATCAAGCGTCACGGCTTAACGGCCGGAGATGAATTGGACTTTGGCAGCGGCGTGAAGTTCAAGGTGTTCGGACCCGAAAAATCTGTGGTGGAAAAGGGCAGTAAGACCACGGAGGGCCATGACCCCAATAATGAATCCGTAGTCGGCCAGCTGATTTTTGGTGACTTTACCATGATGTTTACCGGTGATGCGGAAAAGGCGGAAGAAGAGCCCATGGTTCATGCCTATGGCAATAACCTGAAAAGCAAGATACTCAAAGCCGGCCATCATGGCAGCAAGACGTCCTCTTCGGCAGCGTTCCTGAAGGCCGTGAGCCCGGAAGCTGTACTGATTTCCTGTGGGGCTGGCAATGACTACGGCCATCCCCATGCGCAGACCATGAAGCGCTATCAGATGATGAAGCTGAAAATTTTTGAGACGGACAAGAATGGCACCATCACGGTGAAAACGGATGGCAAGGCCTATAGTATTGTGCCGGAAACGGGGGACGCACAATGA
- a CDS encoding efflux RND transporter periplasmic adaptor subunit has product MAGFLGRKTAAIISTIILGTSIIFSGCGQQEQAEQKNTPVKAMKVIQQDTPIAYSYPGHLQGKEEVQVHARVSGSILEKYFSGGDFVYAGQPLYKLDSRQYETAVISAQAELSKAESNLRNAQEELGRYETLWKDRAVSEQTLTNKRADVEGYMATVAAERAAVRKAQENLDDTIVYAPMSGRVSVDDVAVGTYATAGTTTLVTVGTMDPINVQFSVSETEYLNLLAEAMETGVDIRNDNTPMPRIKISLSNGKDYPYVGDIVAADRALSTNAGSLTIRATIANPQGILLPGMFVQVRLVGTKSMNAMLVPQRAVQQLLDESFVLVVGENGKSISKNVKVGEKVGSYYIIEKGLEPSDVVIVEGLTNLQAGQGIDVTMVTPDEMGFSITESKEITDKS; this is encoded by the coding sequence GTGGCAGGATTTTTAGGAAGAAAGACAGCAGCAATCATAAGTACCATTATCCTGGGAACGAGCATCATTTTTTCCGGGTGCGGCCAACAGGAACAGGCCGAGCAGAAGAATACGCCAGTGAAAGCTATGAAGGTAATCCAGCAGGATACACCGATAGCTTATTCTTATCCCGGTCATTTGCAGGGCAAAGAGGAAGTACAGGTACATGCCCGTGTTTCCGGCAGTATCCTGGAAAAATATTTTAGTGGCGGCGATTTTGTTTACGCCGGTCAGCCACTTTACAAGCTGGATTCCCGGCAGTATGAAACGGCTGTAATTTCTGCACAGGCAGAACTCAGTAAAGCCGAGTCCAATCTGCGTAATGCCCAGGAGGAACTGGGGCGTTATGAAACGCTGTGGAAGGACCGGGCTGTTTCGGAACAGACGCTTACCAATAAGCGGGCCGATGTGGAAGGTTATATGGCAACCGTTGCCGCTGAGCGGGCTGCCGTGCGCAAGGCACAGGAAAATCTCGACGATACGATTGTTTACGCACCGATGAGCGGCCGTGTATCTGTGGATGATGTGGCCGTGGGAACGTATGCGACAGCAGGTACGACCACGCTGGTGACCGTCGGTACGATGGACCCCATCAACGTGCAGTTCAGCGTCAGTGAAACCGAATACCTCAACCTGTTGGCTGAAGCTATGGAAACAGGGGTCGATATTCGTAACGACAACACGCCGATGCCCAGAATAAAAATCAGCCTGAGCAATGGCAAGGACTATCCGTATGTCGGGGATATCGTTGCCGCAGACAGAGCCTTGTCCACCAATGCAGGCTCCCTGACCATTCGGGCTACGATTGCCAACCCGCAGGGGATTTTGCTGCCGGGGATGTTTGTGCAGGTACGTCTCGTGGGAACCAAGTCGATGAATGCCATGCTTGTTCCGCAGCGTGCTGTACAGCAGCTTTTGGATGAATCCTTTGTGCTGGTGGTTGGTGAGAATGGAAAATCCATCTCCAAGAATGTAAAGGTTGGTGAAAAAGTAGGCAGCTATTACATTATTGAAAAAGGGCTTGAACCGTCAGATGTTGTCATCGTAGAAGGTCTGACCAATCTGCAGGCTGGTCAGGGCATTGACGTTACGATGGTAACGCCTGATGAAATGGGCTTCTCAATTACGGAATCAAAAGAGATTACCGATAAATCGTAA
- a CDS encoding efflux RND transporter permease subunit → MSRFFIHRPIFAIVISIIIVILGVLSGLSLPIAQYPQITQPTVNVSTTYTGANASVINQAVAQVIEQQVNGTQGLAYMSSSSDDTGTYNLDVKFDLGTNGDMDSVLVQNNVAIATSSLPSDVQAAGVTTKKASSDMSYMFALYSPNGTFKRTFIMNYASIYIIDALKRIKGVGDVSTFGSDYAMRIWLNPDRLSDLGLTVGDVEAAIKEQNVQAPAGTIGQMPTPANQEKQYTGSVQGRLTTPQEFGNVILKAKPDGSYVFLRDVARIETGAKSTNMVADANGAPCAGFGVKLTDDANAVETISEVKKVLDEAAQNFPDDLVFIPVIDSTEYINESVTEVINTFKEALMLVILIVFLFLQSWRATLIPVLAIPVSLIGTFASFVALGFSINTLTLFAMVLAIGLVVDDAIVVIENVESHMKKDGLGPVEATEVAMDEVQGPVVAIAFVLSAVFIPCAFLGGTTGVLYRQFALTIAVSMALSAFIALTLTPALCALLMKPHDPNKKKNILDRFFDGFNNWFERTQNRYVGKVSWFIDHAKVSVASLLIICVLAGLCFKLLPSTFVPDEDQGYFLASVTMPEGTSLNRTLETMDALSGEFSEIPGVKNVMKIAGYDVLSNGNKANAGTFFISLDSWSKRTASDLSIFSIVNKANKLQAKHPEAQLMAFPTPSLPGLGMVGGWSMELLDMTGHTDKELETITKEILAAANKRPELSNVYTTYSIASPICKFDVNREKVKQLGVNLSDVFTALQVNYGGSQINDFMQFGRNYKVIMQSDAQYRSEKEALKFNYVRNNEGNMVPLDSLLTPKLSTSTSIISRFNGTRSISIQGSVGDGYSSGQAIVAMEEVVKQTAPAGFNIEWSGQSREEKKSASSTGQVMGLALVFVFLCLAALYESWSVPFAVLMTIPTGLFGAFFVQLALLMLELSFGKFNPGLQNTVYMQIGVIMIMGLAAKNAILIVEFAKVRVDQGMEPVKAAIEAAGLRLRPIIMTSLAFIIGCLPLAMAHGAGAAARNSMGTAVVGGMLFATCLGIFLIPVLYVVVVWVAMKLSGKKSADAPTAEETPQAKA, encoded by the coding sequence GTGTCACGATTCTTTATCCATCGTCCCATCTTCGCCATTGTCATATCCATTATCATCGTCATTCTGGGGGTACTTTCCGGACTGAGCCTGCCTATAGCCCAGTATCCACAGATTACGCAGCCCACGGTCAATGTGAGCACTACCTATACGGGAGCTAACGCCAGTGTTATCAATCAGGCGGTAGCCCAGGTCATCGAGCAGCAGGTCAACGGCACGCAGGGGCTGGCCTATATGAGTTCAAGCTCTGATGATACCGGCACTTACAATCTGGATGTAAAGTTTGACCTCGGCACCAACGGCGATATGGATTCAGTACTGGTGCAGAACAATGTCGCCATTGCTACCTCCAGCCTGCCTTCTGATGTTCAGGCTGCAGGCGTTACGACCAAAAAGGCATCCAGCGATATGTCCTATATGTTTGCGCTTTATTCGCCCAACGGGACATTTAAGCGCACCTTTATCATGAATTATGCGAGCATCTACATCATTGATGCCCTCAAACGCATTAAGGGCGTAGGTGATGTCAGCACCTTTGGCTCGGATTATGCCATGCGTATCTGGCTTAACCCTGACCGCCTGTCGGATTTAGGGCTGACGGTCGGAGACGTTGAGGCTGCCATTAAAGAACAGAATGTACAGGCTCCGGCCGGTACTATCGGTCAGATGCCCACCCCGGCCAATCAGGAAAAGCAGTATACAGGCAGCGTACAGGGACGCCTTACCACACCGCAGGAATTTGGCAATGTCATCTTAAAAGCCAAACCAGACGGCTCCTATGTATTTCTCCGGGATGTGGCCCGTATAGAAACAGGTGCCAAGTCCACGAACATGGTTGCCGATGCCAATGGTGCTCCCTGTGCCGGATTTGGTGTCAAGCTGACGGATGATGCCAATGCCGTGGAAACCATCAGTGAAGTCAAAAAGGTATTGGATGAAGCCGCGCAAAACTTCCCCGATGATTTGGTATTTATCCCCGTTATCGACAGTACGGAGTATATCAACGAATCCGTCACGGAAGTAATAAATACTTTTAAGGAAGCCCTGATGCTGGTTATCCTCATCGTGTTCCTCTTTTTGCAGAGCTGGCGGGCCACGCTTATTCCGGTGCTGGCTATCCCCGTATCCCTTATCGGCACCTTTGCCAGCTTTGTGGCACTGGGATTCAGTATCAACACCCTGACACTGTTTGCCATGGTACTGGCTATCGGTCTGGTAGTTGATGATGCCATCGTCGTTATCGAAAACGTGGAATCCCATATGAAAAAAGACGGCTTAGGGCCGGTAGAGGCAACGGAAGTCGCTATGGATGAAGTACAGGGGCCGGTAGTGGCCATTGCCTTTGTCTTATCGGCAGTATTTATTCCCTGCGCCTTCCTGGGCGGCACAACCGGCGTGCTCTATCGCCAGTTTGCCCTGACCATTGCCGTATCCATGGCACTTTCGGCCTTTATTGCCCTGACGCTGACACCGGCGTTATGTGCACTGCTCATGAAGCCCCATGACCCCAATAAAAAGAAAAACATTCTGGATCGTTTCTTTGATGGCTTCAACAACTGGTTTGAACGCACGCAGAACCGTTATGTAGGAAAGGTGAGCTGGTTCATCGACCATGCCAAGGTCAGTGTGGCCTCCCTGCTGATAATCTGCGTTCTTGCCGGGCTGTGCTTCAAACTTTTGCCCTCAACCTTCGTTCCGGACGAAGACCAGGGATATTTCCTCGCTTCGGTTACCATGCCGGAGGGCACCTCTTTGAATCGCACCTTAGAGACCATGGATGCGCTGAGCGGTGAGTTCAGCGAGATTCCCGGTGTCAAGAACGTCATGAAAATTGCCGGCTATGATGTACTGTCTAACGGTAATAAGGCCAATGCCGGTACATTCTTTATCAGCCTTGATTCCTGGAGTAAGCGAACTGCTTCCGACCTTAGCATTTTCTCCATTGTCAACAAGGCCAATAAACTGCAGGCAAAACATCCGGAGGCTCAGCTTATGGCTTTCCCAACGCCGTCGCTGCCGGGTCTGGGCATGGTCGGCGGCTGGAGCATGGAACTTTTGGACATGACCGGTCATACCGATAAGGAACTTGAGACCATCACCAAGGAAATTCTGGCAGCAGCCAACAAGCGGCCGGAACTTTCCAACGTCTATACGACCTATTCCATCGCTTCGCCTATCTGTAAGTTCGATGTGAACCGCGAAAAGGTAAAACAGCTGGGCGTAAATCTTTCCGATGTATTCACTGCCCTGCAGGTCAATTATGGCGGCAGTCAGATTAATGACTTCATGCAGTTCGGCCGCAACTACAAGGTTATCATGCAGTCGGATGCGCAGTATCGCAGTGAGAAGGAAGCCTTGAAGTTCAATTATGTCCGCAATAACGAGGGCAATATGGTTCCCTTGGACAGTCTGCTCACGCCGAAACTTTCCACATCTACTTCGATCATTTCCCGCTTTAACGGTACACGCAGCATCAGCATTCAGGGGAGTGTAGGTGACGGGTACAGTTCCGGTCAGGCCATTGTCGCAATGGAAGAAGTGGTGAAGCAGACGGCTCCTGCCGGCTTTAACATCGAATGGTCCGGTCAGAGCCGTGAAGAAAAGAAATCCGCAAGCTCCACGGGGCAGGTTATGGGCTTGGCGCTGGTATTCGTGTTCCTGTGTCTAGCTGCGCTCTATGAAAGCTGGAGCGTTCCCTTTGCTGTGCTGATGACAATTCCTACAGGACTTTTCGGTGCCTTCTTTGTACAGCTGGCCCTGCTGATGCTCGAACTCAGCTTCGGCAAGTTTAACCCGGGCCTGCAAAACACCGTCTACATGCAGATTGGTGTCATCATGATTATGGGGCTGGCAGCCAAGAATGCCATCCTTATCGTGGAATTTGCGAAAGTCCGTGTGGACCAGGGCATGGAACCGGTGAAGGCAGCTATCGAAGCCGCAGGCTTGCGACTCCGACCAATCATCATGACATCGCTGGCCTTTATCATCGGCTGCTTGCCGCTGGCCATGGCACATGGTGCAGGTGCAGCTGCTAGAAACAGTATGGGTACGGCTGTTGTCGGCGGTATGCTCTTTGCAACCTGTTTGGGAATTTTCCTGATTCCCGTACTCTATGTTGTGGTTGTATGGGTAGCGATGAAACTTAGCGGTAAGAAATCAGCGGATGCTCCGACAGCGGAGGAAACGCCGCAGGCAAAAGCCTGA